Genomic window (Streptococcus suis S735):
GTCAGCTATCTGGATTTCCATGGCAGCAGGAGTGCCCCTTGACAGCCTGGCAGCATTTGTATCGGCAGATAAAGTTATCCGTATCATGCCCAATACACCAGTCGCTATCGGCCAAGGCATGACAACCTATAGCCTGGTCAATCAAAATCTCGCTCCGCTATTGGAACAAATCCTAGAAAAATCAGGCAAGGTCCAGCAAGTGCCAGAGAGCCTAATCGACGCAGCAACGGCTATCGCAGGCTGCGGACCAGCCTTTGTCTATCAGATGATTGAGGCTCTGACAGATGCAGGGGTGCAAAACGGGCTGACGGCCCAGGATGCCAAGGTATTGGCGGCTCAGACCCTGGCAGGAACTGCTCAGATGGTCTTAACCAGCGATAAACACCCAGCCCAGCTGAGACAGGAAGTGACCTCGCCAGGCGGCTCGACTATCGCAGGTGTGGTAGCTCTTGAAAAAGAAGGCTTCCGTTACGCCATTATCAAGGCAGTCGCCGCCGCCCTCAAAAAGACTAGAAAATTAGGCAAAAAATAGAAGACAGCAAAAAACGGGACTTTTAATCCCGTTTTGTTTTTTCCTTGATCCATTGACTGACGTTGGACAGGGCCTTGCTTTGCTCTGCCTTGCGTTTTTGTTCCTGGACAAAATCTGCAAAGCTTTGCTTGACGCCGTCCTTTTGAACCTTGTCCTGCAAATCATGCCATTTCTTTTTAAGGTTGCTGGAAGTCCGTTCGTAGTAGTCTTCAAGGATTTCTTCCTTGGACTTGTAATTGCGGTAGAAGGCATTGCGTGACACACCAGCTTTTCGGACCAATTCAGATACCGAAATTTGCTTGAGCTCCTTTTTCTCTAGGAGAAATAGCAGAGCAGTTTCTATTGATTCCTTAGTCAGTTGATTCGCTTCTTTATTTGATTGATAGAGGTTTTTCAAAGATTGGGGTGAAATTTTACGACCTGCCATAGTTTTCCTTTTCCGAGTGTCACATCTGAAAGAAAATGCTTTCAGATGGGGTAGTTTAATGATATAATTGTAAGTAAATAGAGATTTATTGTCAAATAAAAAAATAAAATTGGAAATGAGAATATTATGACAAAATGGAAAATCGTTGCAGATTCGGGCTGCGACTATCGTCAATTA
Coding sequences:
- the proC gene encoding pyrroline-5-carboxylate reductase translates to MKIGFIGLGNMGAALAQAVSQQPDTQLLLSNHNPAKAQALQEKVGGQLFSNGQIAEQAEIIFLGVKPHLIQTVLSGLQDQISQNPSAIWISMAAGVPLDSLAAFVSADKVIRIMPNTPVAIGQGMTTYSLVNQNLAPLLEQILEKSGKVQQVPESLIDAATAIAGCGPAFVYQMIEALTDAGVQNGLTAQDAKVLAAQTLAGTAQMVLTSDKHPAQLRQEVTSPGGSTIAGVVALEKEGFRYAIIKAVAAALKKTRKLGKK
- a CDS encoding TetR/AcrR family transcriptional regulator; this translates as MAGRKISPQSLKNLYQSNKEANQLTKESIETALLFLLEKKELKQISVSELVRKAGVSRNAFYRNYKSKEEILEDYYERTSSNLKKKWHDLQDKVQKDGVKQSFADFVQEQKRKAEQSKALSNVSQWIKEKTKRD